The window TCCAGCGGTTTCTCGACGACGACGTGTTTCCCGGCCGCGGCCGCGATCATCGCCGGGTCGGCGTGCGCGCCGCTCGGGGTGGTGATGACGATTGCATCCACCCCTGGCGCACGCACCGCCTCCTGAACCGTGCCGAACACCGCGCAAGCCGGCGTGCCAGTCTCCTGGAGCAGTTTTTCCCCGGCCCCCGGCGTCCGACTGACGAGCGCGGCGACGCGGGCGCCGGGAATCTCCGCGATGGCTCGGGCGTGAAATCGAGCGATCATCCCGCAGCCGACGATCGCGAAACCGAGTGGTCGAGACACGAGCAATCTCCGGCGGTGACGGTGGCGTGTGACGGAGATTGTAGGAGTGGCCGAACGGACCGCAAAAGCCGTCGAAGCAGTTCAATAGAAGCTGTTCAATACCTGCGGTCAATTCGAGGCATGTGAAGCAATCGTGGAGACGTGAGACGACTTCGAACCCCTTATTTCCCGAGCCTACACGAGCCGGCGGACCACGTCCATCGGGCTGATGACGCCGACGACGACGCCCGTCCGGTCCACCACGAACAGGTGGTGGACGTTCAGGGTGATGAGTTGCTCGACCACGGAGCGGGCTGTCGTTTCCTCGCGGACCGAGAAGACGGCCGGGGTCATCACGTCGCGGACGGTGCCAGGCTCGGTCGTGATTTTGGCGTCCCGCTCCCGCGCGTGGACGAGCAGGTCGGTCTTGGTGACGACGCCGACCGGGTGGCCGGCCAGGTCGATGGCCACGGCCGCCCCGAATCCGCGGTCGGTCAGGAACGCGGTCGCCTGCTCGACGGTCGCGACGTCGGCGATCGAATACGGCCCGGGGGTCATGAGATCCCGGGCGATCTCCGCGGTGAGTCGCATCTGTTTCTCCCGGTAAACGTGTCCGAAATGCATGCGGAATCTGCGCTTGCAGGTTTGCACACACCGTTGGGGCTGTCAAGCGGGTGCTGATCCACTTTCTACGATATGTTCGGCTGCTGCGGTCGGATCATGGGCCGAAAAACCTGTCAGCAGCGGGCGCCGAAGATCCCGCGCGCCTCGCGCGGAATGTCTGATTTATCCACGCGTCACAGGTTACCCGACCGAAAGAGTCGCCAGTCGGCCTCTTCGATCCGTTCGGAACAATACGCCCGGGCGCTTGTGTCGGCCCCGCGCTCGCGGGTAGACTAGTTTCGGCACCAATGAGACGCATCACACCGGCTTGCGCCGGTCCCGATATAGGGTTACACCAATGCGGCGAATTCGCGGGGTTCTACTCGGGGCTGTCGGCGGCGTGGGATTGGCCCTGGTCGCCTCGCCCAGCGCCCCGGCCGCGCCGGACGCCGCGCCCGCGCCGACGATCGAATCTCTGATCGATAAACTCGGTGCGGACGGGTACACCGACCGTGAGGCGGCGGCCCGGGAACTTGCCACGCGCGGGACCGCGGCGCTCGCGGCACTCCAGCGGGCCGCCACGCACCCCGATCCCGAGACGCGGGCTCGCGCGGCTGCTATAGCCGAACGGCTCCGGCGGGCGGCCGACGCCGAAAAACTCATCGACCCGAAACTCGTCCACCTCGACCACACGAACGTCCCCCTCGCGACCGTCGTCGCCGACCTCCGCGCGAAAACCGGCATCCCACTCGTCCTCGACGCGAAAATCGCTAACCCTCTCCGCCCGATCACGGTCCACACCGGAGACGTCTCCGCGTGGGAGGCGGTCGAGGCCGTTCGTGCGGCCGGCGGGTTACACGAGGTATTTCACGAAGACCTCGCGGCCATGACCCCAGCCTCGGCTGAGGAGACCCGCCGCAAGCGCGTCTCGTACGCCGGCCCGATCCAGTCGGTCGCGGCCGGCGTCGTCCCGATCATTCTGGCCGAGGGTGCCGGTCCGCCGCTGCCGGGGGCACGAACGGCCGGCGTCCGAGTTCTCGCCTTGCCGGCAGCTTTCCCGGGCAATCGCGTCGTTCGCGGGGCCGGTCAGGTCGTCATGAACCTGGACGTGACCCCACTTCCGGGTATCCGGTGGGATGAAGTTCTCGCCGTCCGGGTGACGCGGGCCGAAGACGAAACCGGCCGCCCGGTGGTCACGTCCCACCGCGGAAGCCACGCGGCCGAGAACGAGTTTGAAGGAAACGTCTGGTTCGGCGGCGGTCGGGTCGTGTTCGGTGGGAATGTCTACTACGGCGACCCGCAACCGGCCAACCGGCCCAACCCCCGCGTCGTCCCGGTGTCGCTCAAAACGGACGACCGGGCGATCCGCTTTCTCCGGGTGTTCGAAGGAGCGGTGGTCGGGGAAATCACGCTGCCGAATCAGCCACTGGCCACGATCGAGAACCTGGCCAAGACGTCCGGGGTGGTCGCGAATCTCCCCTACGATACCCGCGTGTCGCTCGTCGATTACAAAGCCTTGCCCGACGGCCGGGTGACCATCAAAGTCCGCACCGACACGCCGAACCCCTGGCTCATGCAACGGGCCGGAATGCGGCGGGCGGTCATCTTTGGCGGCGACGAGATTCAGGCCCCCGGAACCGTGCACACCTTCAAATTCCTGGACGCGGCCGGCCGCCCGATCCCGCAACCTCTCATTCAAACCTCGTCGATGAATAACGACGGGCTGCGCCAGACGGCCGACCAGGAGTACGTCTTCCCGAAGCGGCCGGACACCGGCGCCCCAACTACTCTTGTGGCTCTCGGCAGCAAGCCCGTGACGGTCGAGATCCCGTTCCGCCTTCGCGATGTTCCCCTTCCTTAATTAATCGAAGAGGCTTTCATTCCCGACCGCGGCATCCAGTTGTCGTAGTAGCCAACATCCCGGAACAGAACCGACGTTGGCGTCTCGAACAGATTGGTCTTCTGACTTAAGACTAATCCCAGTGCGAATGGGAACCGCGCGCGAATGGGTTCCGCACTCGCGGCGGACCAGCGCGCGAGTTCTGGAGAGGGTTTTTGCGCTTTTTGCGCCTTAAAACGTGTTTCCCGACCGAGCATGGACAACGATACGAGTACAGATAGAGGGGTTTCCCGCCGAGCGTGGACAACGATACGAGTGCAGAAGTGGCCACCTTTCAAATCCCGTCCTGCGATCCGTGCGGAAATGGAATCACTCTTCCCCGCTCGCGTCGGTCCTAGATGGCCTCATTCCTCGCCGCGTTGAGTATAAAGGTTCGGTGTCTCGCGTTCGTGTTCCCGCACCGCCACCGAAATGCCCGATCTCACATCGATCCCCCAACTCGCGCGGAACCTGAACCGCGTCGCCGAAATCGTGGGCGTGCTGGCCAAGTACGGCCTGGCCGACTGGGTCAGCCGCCTCGACCCCGGCTTTCTCCGGCGGTGGGCCAAGAAGACGGTCCTCGTCACGCTCACGGAACGGCGACATGAGGAGCGGGTTCGCCTCGCACTGGTCGAACTCGGGACGACGTTTATCAAACTCGGGCAGATGCTCAGCACCCGCCGCGATTTGATCGGTCCCGAACTGGCGGACGAGTTGACCCGTCTCCAGTCGGACGTCCAGGCCGATCCGTTCGCCGTGACCCGGGCCACGATCCAACGAGAATTGAAGGGCACGCCCGAAGAATTGTTCGCGCGGTTCGACGAGATACCGCTCGCGTCCGCGTCGATCGGTCAGGCGCACCGGGCCGAACTCCGGGACGGCCGCGCGGTGGTCGTCAAAGTCCAGCACCCGGACATCGGCCCGCGGATCGACGCCGACCTGGCGATCCTGGCCGAACTGGCGGCCCTCGCCGAGGAGTACGTGAGCGACGCGCGACCGTACCGGCCGGTCGCGGTCGTCACCGAATTCCGCCGGGCCCTGGTCCGCGAACTCGACTTCCGCCGCGAACTGCGGTATCTGCAAATCTTCGCCAAGAACTTCCGCAACGACCCGACGGTCAAGTTTCCCGTGCCGGTGCCCGAACTGTCGACCGGACGGGTACTCACGATGGAGTATCTGCCCGGTACCCCTCTCAACCGGATCGGCTCATCCCTCGCGGTCGGGAGTCTGCCCGAGGAGGTCGCCCGCCGCGGCGCGCGGGTGTTTCTGGACATGATCTTCCGCGACGGCTTCTTCCACGCCGACCCACACCCGGGCAACGTCCTCATCCTCCCCGGCGGCGTCATCGGGCTGCTCGACGGGGGCATGGTCGGGCGCGTCGACGAGCGCCTCCGGGGGCAGATCGAGGCCGGCATGGTCGCGGTGATGACCAACGACGCCGCGGCCGTCACGGACCTGGTCATCCAGGTCGGCGAAGTACCGCCCCAATTCGACTCGGCCGGCTTGCAAACCGAGATCGCCGAGCAGATGGCCTTTTACTGGGGCATGCCACTCGAACGCTTCAACTTGGGAACGGCACTCGACGAGATGACCGAAGCGATTCGCCGGTATCACATTCTGCTGCCGCCGCCCGTCGCCATGCTGCTGAAGGTGCTGGTGATGCTGGAGGGAACGGCGCGCCTGTTGAACCCGACGTTTAACCTGATCGAGGTACTTGAGCCGTACCGCCGGCAGTTCGTGCGGCGGCGGCTCTCCCCGCGCCGGCTGACGCGACGGTTCCTGACCACAGCGCGGGACTGGGACGAGGTGATGCAGGGGATGCCGCGGATGATCCGCGACCTCATGCAATTCGCCCGTCGGCAGCATTTCGCGGTGCAGCTGCAGCACCAGCACCTGGAACCGTCGGTCAACCGGCTGGTGTTCGGGATGATGACGAGCGCACTATTCCTCGGGTCGGCCCTGCTCTGGGCGTTCAAAGCCCCGCCCACAGTTCACATCCCGGGCCTGGTCGACGACGTGTCCGTCTTCGGCGTCATCGGCTGTTTCTTGAGCGGCATGCTCGGCTACCGACTCTTCCGGGCGATCCAAAAATCGGGCAAACTGGAAGACCAGTGAACCCGTGTCAATGCAAGACACGATCACTCAAATATCGAGACTTTCATTTTCCGCCTTCGGGTCACTCGTCCTTCGCTGCCTTCGATGGCACGATGACGGCGGCCGGGGGAACCTTCGGCTGAGCGGCCGGGAGCGCTGGCGCGGTCGGCGACGCTGGTGCGGCCCCCGTCGCTTGTGGCTTCTGGAAATACACCACCGCGATCACGACCACCGCGGCTACGCCGGCCAACAGACCGAGCTTCGCGTCATTCGGCACGTTTCGCCCCCCCGAGTTCGTCTACATGGTGTCTGGCACCGAGACGCGGGCGGGGCGAAGAAACTTGATCACTTCGGGTAGAAATTCTTCGGCCGCGCGCCGGCCGGTCGGCGCGGCACGCTCAGCCGGCGCGGGAGGCGGAATCCGGAGATCGCGCACGCCCGTCACACCACGCACGGGCGCCCGTCGCGACCGCCGCCCCGATCAGCGCGACCGCGGCCACGACGGCCGGGAAGACGTACCGGTTGCCCCGCGGGGAACCGCCGTACCAGCCGTCGTAACTGGCAAAGAGGGCCAGGTTCAACAGGATGACCAGGCACGCCGCGACGACCCAACTTCGGCCGCCGGGCGGAACGACTCGCGGGGCGAGGAGAACGCCCGCCGCAACAGGCCACAAGAACCAGAGGGGCGCGGTCGGCCAGAGACCGACGCCCGGATCAAAAAGGATGTTGAGCAGACCTTGCAGCGGTGGTTCGGTAAACCGGGACGCATGACCGGCCAAGCCGACTTGTCCGTTGACCACGAAAAGCTGCCGCTCGTACCCCGTGACCCACGGCGCGCCGAACAGCCACCAGTTGAACAGCACCCCGGGCACGAGGCCGACCAGGCCGCCCGCCGCGAACCGGACCATCGCCGCGATCCTGGCCCGCTCGGCCGCACCCCAGACGACGACCGGCACGGGCAACACCAGGACGGCGACGTACAGCTTGGAACTGACCGCCAGCCCGGCGAGCGTGCCGGCGAGCAACGGTCGCCGGTCGCGGGCCGCGACGAGGCTGCCGATTAGCAGCGCGCACAGGAACAAGTCCGGGGAGAAGTTGAACACGAAGTCATGAAGCGGTGTGGTCAGGAAACCGACCAACACGACGAGTCGAGCCAGTAGCGTGCCACCGGCTAACTGGGCGACCCCGTCGAGCAGGAGGGTCATAACGACGAGGTTAAAGACCAGTAACCCCGGCAATCCCATAACGGCGTAAAACGGCAGCGCGGCCGCGGGGAGTACGGGCGATTGCTTGAGGGTGAGTCGACCGTCGGCCGAGAGCCCGAATTCGCCGGCGAGCGGTCCCTCTAACTCCGGCAGCACTTCCGCTATCGTCGCCCGACCGGGGAAGTTCTGGTTGAGCAGGTCGAGATCCCTGTCCCGCCAGAGCGAGTCCGCCGCGGCCGCGTAATAAGCGGAATCGCCGTATAAGTATCCGTCCGGCTCGAAGACCGCGCGGCCGACCAGCCGGTCACGCGGCGCGGCAGCGAGATGCGTGACGACGATCCCGACTTGAATGGCAATGACCAACGCAAGGAACGCCGGTCGGCCGAGCCAGTGCCGCGGGGTCATGACGGGATTGGAACCTGGGGTGTGGACGATTCGGCGCAACTCAGCCGTAAAAAACCTCACCGGCACGGCCGGCGCTTCGCGACCGGGAAGTTTAGCACATCTCGCGGCCCGCGCTTGCGGAGTCGGCGCCCGGAACCGACAATCGCCGGACACCGGGCGGCGGTGCCTCGCGGACCGAGAGCCCGACTTGCGCATCGAACCATCGACAGTCTGGGGCGGTAATGGACCTTACGGTGTGGGCGGCGGTGCTGGTCATCGGGCTGGCGGTGGCCGGCGTCATGCGCGGGATCGACGTTCGGCTCGTCCTGTTCGCCGCCGCGCTCGCCCTCGGCGCGTTGGCCGGTGATCTCGCCCCGATCGTCCGCGACTTCGTCGACACCTTCAGCAACGAAAAATTCGTCATCCCGATCTGTTCGGCCATGGGCTTCGCCTACGTGCTGAAGTACACCGAGTGCGACCGCCACCTCGTCCGCCTGTTGGTGACCCCGCTCCGGAAGGTCCGCTTTTTGCTCGTGCCGGGTGTTGTTCTGGTCGGCTTCCTCGTTAACATTCCCGTCATCAGCCAGACGAGTACCGCCGTTTGCCTGGGAACGGTCGTCGTGCCGGTGATGCGGGCGGCCGGCTTTTCGCCCCTCGCGATCGGGGCGGCCCTTCTGCTCGGTGCGTCGGTCGGTGGCGAGTTGTTGAACCCCGGGGCGCCGGAGCTGGGCGCGATCCGCGACAAGACTCACGTGCCGACACAAAGCATGATGCCGGCGATCCTCCCGCTAGTCCTTCCCGTCCTCGGTGTTTCGGCGCTGGTCTTGTGGGTGACGACGTGGTTGTCGGAGCGCCGCCTCGGGCCGGCCAAGGTCGGGACGATTCACTCCCCGGGCGGTGTCGGGGGCATCGAAACATCTACCGAACGCGAGGCGGTCAAAACGACCGCTGGCGCGCTTGTTACTGGCGAGTCACCGAAGGTCGAATCGGATTCGTCCGGTCGCGTCGCGAGAGATGACACCGCTGCCGGTCTGCCACGGATCAACCTGCTCAAAGCCATCGTCCCGCTCGTTCCGCTCGCGTTATTGTTTCTCAGTGGGCCGCCGCTGTATCTCTTCGAGATTAGCCAGGACTGGGTGATCCCCCCACCGGCCAAAGGCGCTACGGTCGTGGCAAAGATCGACTCGCGCTACAGCAGCCGGATCATCGGCCTGGCGATGCTGATCGGGGTCGGGGCGGCGGTGGCGGTTACCCCGACGGGCGCGAGAAACAGCATGAAGGCGTTTTTCGAGGGCGCCGGCTACGGGTTCACGAACATCATTAGCCTGATTGTGACCGCGAAGTGTTTCGGGACCGGAATCGAGAAAGTCGGGTTTGCCTCACACGTGGGAAACCTGATCGCGCAAAACCCCGGACTCCTCCACCCGCTCGCCGGCACGGTGCCCGCGGCGTTCGCGTTCATCTGCGGGTCCGGCATGGCCAGCACGCAAAGCTTGTACGGCTTCTTTTACGACCCGGCGGTTGCACTCGAACAAGACCCGGTCGCGGTCGGGGCGATGGTGTCGGTCGGATCGGCCGTCGGACGGACGATGTCCCCGGTCGCGGCGGTCGTGCTGATGACCGCGAACCTGACCGGCGTCCGCCCGATCGATCTGGTCAAGCGCGTCGGCCCGGCACTCGTGGCCGGGCTAGTGACCGCCATCGTGTTGCGAGTGCTGGGGATCGTATAAACGAAGCAAGAATAGCCGCAAAAAGGCACAAAAATAAAACAGATCATTAAAAGCGGCGGCATCCGGATTCTCAGTGTTCTCTGTGACCTCTGTGGCAAAGCGGTTTTCTTCCACACTCTCGGGCTTACGACCTCCGTGCTACCCGTCCTCTTCGCCGCCACCCTGTTCGCTTCAGCGGCGCTATTGTTCGTTGTCCAGCCGATGGCCGGGAAAGTTTTGCTACCGCAAGCCGGGGGGACGCCGGCGGTATGGAACACCTGTCTGGTTTTCTTTCAAGCCGTTCTACTACTGGGCTACCTGTACGCGCACGCGCTCACGACGGTGCTGTCCGCCAGACGGCAAATCGTCGCACACCTCGGCGTCATCGCCCTCGGATTAGCCGTCGCCGTTGGGGTTCGTCCGGACCCGGACTGGATACCGGACGACGGCGAGTTCCCGTTCGCCGGGCTGGTGGCGTTTCTCGCGGCCCTTGTGGGCGGCCCATTTCTGGTCCTGTCGGCCAGCGCGCCGGTCTTTCAGAGGTGGTTTGCCCAGACCGGCCACCGATCGGCCCACGACCCGTATTTTCTTTACGCCGCCAGCAACGCGGGCAGTTTCATTGGGCTGCTCGGCTACCCGTTCCTCGTCGAGCCGAACCTGCCACTTGACCACCAGGAAAGCTGGTGGCGGACGGGGTACGCGGTGTTCTTTGGGCTCGCCGCCGCGTGCGGAACGGTAGTGTGGTTGCGAAGTCGCCGCTCCGACGAGTTACAAGCATCGACTCAGCCAGACGGCCCGAAGACTCCTGCACCCTCGCGCGGCCAGTTACTTAAGTGGGTTGGGCTGGCGGCCCTGCCGTCGAGCCTGTTGATGGGGGCGACCACGCACCTGACTACCGACGTGGCTCCGGTCCCGCTCTTCTGGGTGGTGCCGCTCGCGCTGTACTTGCTCAGTTTCGTGATCGTGTTCGCACGGTGGCCAGACTCTGCCCGCCGCGTCGTCGGCCGCGCGACGCCGATGCTACTGGTGTTTCTGGTCGTCGCCCTGCTCACCGGGGCGACGGAACCGCTCGCGCTCGTGGTCGGCGTTCACCTCGTCGCCTTCTTCGCGGCCGCCCTGCTCTGTCACGGCGAACTCGCGCACGACCGCCCGGCCCGCGATCATTTGACCGCGTTCTACCTCGCCATGTCGGCCGGGGGTGTACTCGGCGGATTATTCAACGCGCTAGTCGCGCCGTTGCTGTTCACGCGGCTCGGACTGGTCGAATACCCGCTAGCCATCGTCGCCGTCGCGTTCGTCCGCCCGCGGTTCGGGCCGCCCGAGGCGGACAAGCGCTTTGCGATGCGGGACGTGGCGATCGTGGCCGCCTTCGCCGCCTTGACGGTCGCGCTGGTGCTGGGCGTGTCCAGGTTTGTTCCCGCGGCGGGCGACGGGCCGGACGCGATGA is drawn from Fimbriiglobus ruber and contains these coding sequences:
- a CDS encoding HPP family protein, whose protein sequence is MRLTAEIARDLMTPGPYSIADVATVEQATAFLTDRGFGAAVAIDLAGHPVGVVTKTDLLVHARERDAKITTEPGTVRDVMTPAVFSVREETTARSVVEQLITLNVHHLFVVDRTGVVVGVISPMDVVRRLV
- a CDS encoding ABC1 kinase family protein — protein: MPDLTSIPQLARNLNRVAEIVGVLAKYGLADWVSRLDPGFLRRWAKKTVLVTLTERRHEERVRLALVELGTTFIKLGQMLSTRRDLIGPELADELTRLQSDVQADPFAVTRATIQRELKGTPEELFARFDEIPLASASIGQAHRAELRDGRAVVVKVQHPDIGPRIDADLAILAELAALAEEYVSDARPYRPVAVVTEFRRALVRELDFRRELRYLQIFAKNFRNDPTVKFPVPVPELSTGRVLTMEYLPGTPLNRIGSSLAVGSLPEEVARRGARVFLDMIFRDGFFHADPHPGNVLILPGGVIGLLDGGMVGRVDERLRGQIEAGMVAVMTNDAAAVTDLVIQVGEVPPQFDSAGLQTEIAEQMAFYWGMPLERFNLGTALDEMTEAIRRYHILLPPPVAMLLKVLVMLEGTARLLNPTFNLIEVLEPYRRQFVRRRLSPRRLTRRFLTTARDWDEVMQGMPRMIRDLMQFARRQHFAVQLQHQHLEPSVNRLVFGMMTSALFLGSALLWAFKAPPTVHIPGLVDDVSVFGVIGCFLSGMLGYRLFRAIQKSGKLEDQ
- the dcuC gene encoding C4-dicarboxylate transporter DcuC, encoding MDLTVWAAVLVIGLAVAGVMRGIDVRLVLFAAALALGALAGDLAPIVRDFVDTFSNEKFVIPICSAMGFAYVLKYTECDRHLVRLLVTPLRKVRFLLVPGVVLVGFLVNIPVISQTSTAVCLGTVVVPVMRAAGFSPLAIGAALLLGASVGGELLNPGAPELGAIRDKTHVPTQSMMPAILPLVLPVLGVSALVLWVTTWLSERRLGPAKVGTIHSPGGVGGIETSTEREAVKTTAGALVTGESPKVESDSSGRVARDDTAAGLPRINLLKAIVPLVPLALLFLSGPPLYLFEISQDWVIPPPAKGATVVAKIDSRYSSRIIGLAMLIGVGAAVAVTPTGARNSMKAFFEGAGYGFTNIISLIVTAKCFGTGIEKVGFASHVGNLIAQNPGLLHPLAGTVPAAFAFICGSGMASTQSLYGFFYDPAVALEQDPVAVGAMVSVGSAVGRTMSPVAAVVLMTANLTGVRPIDLVKRVGPALVAGLVTAIVLRVLGIV
- a CDS encoding fused MFS/spermidine synthase, which produces MLPVLFAATLFASAALLFVVQPMAGKVLLPQAGGTPAVWNTCLVFFQAVLLLGYLYAHALTTVLSARRQIVAHLGVIALGLAVAVGVRPDPDWIPDDGEFPFAGLVAFLAALVGGPFLVLSASAPVFQRWFAQTGHRSAHDPYFLYAASNAGSFIGLLGYPFLVEPNLPLDHQESWWRTGYAVFFGLAAACGTVVWLRSRRSDELQASTQPDGPKTPAPSRGQLLKWVGLAALPSSLLMGATTHLTTDVAPVPLFWVVPLALYLLSFVIVFARWPDSARRVVGRATPMLLVFLVVALLTGATEPLALVVGVHLVAFFAAALLCHGELAHDRPARDHLTAFYLAMSAGGVLGGLFNALVAPLLFTRLGLVEYPLAIVAVAFVRPRFGPPEADKRFAMRDVAIVAAFAALTVALVLGVSRFVPAAGDGPDAMIARLVRGGLMFGIPAAVAFALVRKAWRFAACLGVLLLAGTLDTGRHGTTELVERTFFGTLRVTRSADGKLVRLVHGTTQHGQEWADETGPPRPLMYYHRSGPVGRLFAAFDKRPPDQKRRVAVVGLGCGAMAAYAEPGQEWTFYEIDPGVVRIARDPRYFRFLSECAVEPRIVLGDARRQLVREPDGQFDLIVLDAFSSDAIPVHLLTREAYALYVRKLAPHGVLAFHLSNRYLDLPPMVARLGADHDPPFSTHEDRDKPFERDREDGAFDSDWVVAARDPADLGPMRSGARWQTVRPTAAPVWRDDFSNLLTVWKRGEE